In the genome of Bubalus kerabau isolate K-KA32 ecotype Philippines breed swamp buffalo chromosome 8, PCC_UOA_SB_1v2, whole genome shotgun sequence, one region contains:
- the LOC129658785 gene encoding cytochrome c oxidase subunit 7B, mitochondrial-like, with amino-acid sequence MFNLSMFPSAENAPHRLRVQSIQQAVAGQIHQKRAPDFHDKYGNAVLASGSTFCVAVWVCMATQIEIEWNPSPVGRVTPKEWREQ; translated from the coding sequence ATGTTCAACCTCAGCATGTTTCCCTCGGCCGAAAACGCACCACATCGTCTGAGAGTTCAAAGCATTCAGCAAGCAGTGGCAGGGCAGATCCATCAAAAGCGGGCACCTGATTTCCATGACAAATATGGTAATGCTGTATTAGCTAGTGGATCCACTTTCTGTGTTGCTGTATGGGTATGTATGGCAACACAAATTGAAATAGAGTGGAACCCATCGCCTGTTGGCAGAGTCACCCCAAAGGAATGGAGAGAACAGTAA